Proteins encoded in a region of the bacterium genome:
- a CDS encoding SgcJ/EcaC family oxidoreductase: MRRTAARWILAVVVLIGCDGGADRPAELTAADLDAIASLRHAVIEAIVAGDAAAYADLCTEDVRLLHANAPLITGRVELRAHNAAMFEAVTVTSLELSPVEVYGVGDLAYEVGTQQLSISPEMPGFSSSRKYVHVLRRGADGRWRFAVLISNDS, from the coding sequence ATGCGACGAACCGCAGCTAGATGGATCCTCGCGGTCGTTGTGCTGATCGGATGTGATGGCGGAGCTGATCGGCCTGCGGAGCTAACGGCCGCAGACCTGGACGCCATTGCGAGTCTGCGGCACGCAGTCATCGAGGCGATCGTCGCTGGTGACGCTGCTGCCTATGCCGACCTCTGCACTGAGGACGTACGACTCTTGCACGCGAACGCGCCGTTGATCACCGGAAGAGTGGAGCTGCGAGCCCACAACGCAGCCATGTTCGAGGCCGTCACCGTGACGAGTCTCGAGCTTTCGCCGGTGGAGGTATATGGCGTCGGAGATCTGGCGTACGAAGTCGGTACACAGCAACTGTCTATTAGTCCTGAAATGCCCGGCTTCAGCAGCTCACGCAAGTACGTCCACGTGCTGCGGCGCGGTGCGGACGGGCGCTGGCGGTTCGCTGTTCTGATCTCCAACGACTCGTAG
- a CDS encoding amidohydrolase has product MNRPRYVVFAVLAAVGGLADSAVSQQTARYDGPIIDMHMHANPVFRDAAGEPLSRPCNPRPCQGPPAQARSDEEVLSFTLAAMDRHNIVLGFLSQWPLDRVYRWVDAAPGRFIASPFISDPAMVSLEDLRVEYEAGRLAGLGELALPYSGVLPADPSLEPFFALAEELDLPVLVHHQGTAGPSEHFRISNGHPEQLEEVLVRHPTLRLYMENSGYPFLGETIALMYRYPKVYGDLSTGTWIYPRETFHQYLKGLINAGLGKRLMFGSDQMQWPEVIDDAVEAIESATFLTDEEKQDIFYNNAARFLNLSDGRIAEHHAR; this is encoded by the coding sequence ATGAACCGACCGAGATATGTGGTCTTCGCAGTACTGGCTGCCGTGGGCGGCTTGGCCGACTCAGCGGTATCTCAACAGACCGCCCGCTACGACGGCCCGATCATCGATATGCACATGCATGCGAATCCTGTGTTTCGGGATGCCGCTGGTGAACCTCTTTCTCGCCCCTGTAATCCCCGGCCCTGTCAGGGTCCGCCGGCCCAGGCTAGATCCGACGAAGAGGTCCTGAGTTTCACGCTCGCAGCAATGGACCGACACAACATCGTCCTCGGTTTTCTGAGCCAGTGGCCACTGGACCGCGTCTATCGCTGGGTTGATGCCGCACCGGGCCGCTTCATAGCTTCGCCTTTCATCTCTGACCCCGCCATGGTTTCTCTCGAGGATCTCCGAGTGGAGTATGAGGCAGGACGGCTCGCTGGACTCGGGGAGCTAGCTCTGCCTTACAGCGGTGTATTGCCCGCCGATCCGAGTTTGGAGCCGTTCTTCGCTCTCGCCGAGGAGTTGGACCTTCCGGTGCTTGTTCATCATCAAGGCACCGCCGGGCCGAGCGAGCATTTTCGCATCTCGAATGGCCATCCTGAACAACTAGAAGAGGTGCTCGTGCGGCACCCGACACTCCGCCTTTACATGGAGAACTCAGGATACCCGTTCCTGGGTGAGACCATTGCGTTGATGTACCGCTATCCCAAAGTGTACGGCGACCTCTCCACAGGCACCTGGATCTACCCGAGGGAGACCTTCCACCAGTACCTGAAGGGGCTCATCAACGCTGGACTCGGAAAGCGTCTCATGTTCGGCTCGGATCAGATGCAATGGCCTGAAGTCATTGACGATGCCGTCGAGGCCATCGAGTCGGCCACCTTCCTCACGGATGAAGAGAAGCAGGACATCTTCTACAACAACGCTGCTCGGTTCTTGAATCTGAGCGATGGTCGAATTGCCGAGCATCACGCTCGCTGA